DNA from Mugil cephalus isolate CIBA_MC_2020 chromosome 5, CIBA_Mcephalus_1.1, whole genome shotgun sequence:
GCTCTGTTAGACCTTCCCCGCAGGTGACAGGGGTGTGGCCGCACAGCAGTGTCACCTCTGTAAGCTGGTCTCTGGCTGAGATGTAGACAAGGACATAAGACATTGGACAGTACAGTAAGTGCTTGATTTACGCAGATTGACCCGCGTGCTTTAAAATGCTTTACCTGCTGTGACACTGGGGGACGGCTGTCTGCTCCTCCACCCACTGTTTAAAGGGCATCGGCATCTCAGTAGATGGGTGTAGGCTTCCCTGAAGTCCCTGTTGAGGGCTCCATAGAGGATAGGGTTGAGGGCTGAGTTGGCGTAGCCCAGCCACAACACAATGGGATACTGAGGTACTATGCTAGGGTCTGGATGTTCCTGTAGACCCAACACAGTGAATAGGATGAAATAAGGTAACCAACACACTACAAAAGCACCTATCACTGCTGCCAGGGTCACTGTGGCTTTGTGCTCTCTCAGCGCCACTACTGTAACGCTGGAGAccacagtggtggtggtgggcggaTTGTTCCTGCAGTTGTAGGTGGTGGTGCAAGTGGGTCGGGCACTGACGATGCGCTTAGCCTGTGCCCGCGCAATGCGGAGTATTTGGAGGTAGGTCCAGCACATGGCCACCAGAGGCAGGTAGAAGGTGAGAAGGGAGTCGGTAAGAACGTAGGGTCCGTTCAGCTCAAAACGACACTTTCTCTCTGAAGCCCAAGGCCCTTGGTTCTGCACCGTCCCATTCACAGTGTTCCATCCCATTTGGATAGGCAGAAAAGACACGGCCACGGACACTGTCCAGACACTCGCCATGGCTACAGCAactctccatggcaacactatTGAGGTATATCTCAGAGGCATGGTCACTGCCAGGTACCGGTCCACGCTGATGGCCAGGAGTGTGAGGATCGAGGCGGTGCACAGCATAACGTCCATGGAGATGTAGAAGTTGCAGAACACGGGGCCAAGCGGCCACTCGTCGTTAAGCTGGGCGAGGGCGGAGAAAGGGAGGACTAAGAGGCCGAGCAGCAGGTCTGTCACAGCCAGCGACACAATGAAACAATTAGTGAGGCAGCGGAGGCGTCGAGACGCGCAGACAGCCAGGCACACCAGCACGTTACCACCGACAGTcagaaggatgaggagggaCAGGATGATGCCCAGCAACAGCTTTGACATCGTTGCTGGTGCTTCGCTGGAGACGACCAGATCAGATCATGGCTGGAGCTTTATGTGAAGCATcgttgtattttcttttcaggtaattttttttgaaaagcagaCATGTTCATCATAAGCCTCAAGCTCACATATAATGTCAGTAAAtatgttcatttgaaatgttcAAGGTCTGCAACTCATTAAGTTGCACACATTTGAATCTCAGTGCCTCCATGGTCAAATGTGACTTGAGATCCAGGCCACACGTGActcctttgttttcctgttaaaaacGGCAAAGCTTTCGACTCTCCAGTAACTTGGCTTAACTTCTCATTTACACTCGTGACATTCATCACATTTGTTGTTTGACAATTGCTGCTACAGAGAACTGCAACTCAGCACTATGCTTGATTGTTGTTTGGCACTGTGCTGGCTGCTgaatgtctctctgtctctgtgggtGATTCATAGTCGTTCTTGGCATCGTGTAGGCTTCAACATCATTTTTTATGGCTGTAGTGACACCTAGTGGACACGGATAGGAAATACAGTTAGTTTAGTGTAGTACATCCTGTGCACTTCTCCGCTCTCACATCAGTGTTTTCCTACTTTAAGTTTGGTAGTAATGATAGCAGTTGAATTCGAAAATCAGAAGTGGCTTATGTCAACGTAATTCACCAGaattaaaactataaaacaactATGACTGctgaaacaattaaataaatgtttatgaatACAAATATTCTTACCACTGTTGTTAGGCTTAGAGTTTAGACAAAGCACATTCTTAGCACATTTAAGTTAATGTCTGCACTAGCAACAAAGTTGGTAACTTAGTGCAGGCCTTTATCTTGGGACCACCATGGCCCCTGTGCTACTTTACGAACATCTGTGGATTaatacaacacatttcattGTGGAATGCACTAATGCAGGATATACTTATCATTGGATAAGTGGATAAACAGGCTTCAATGAGCTGCAGAACAAAATTCAAACAAATATCTTACAAAACTTAAGTCATCATGTACTGTCATCATGTACTAACTTGGCCCAGGTTTGCAGTTACTAACTAATAACGGAGTACTGACAGACGGAACAAATAGTCCGATAAAAGAGTCAGCCATGGggatgtaaactgagacaactTGTGTTTTAAGACTGTTCATGTtctctgtgatcattttcacaTGATCTCTGAGGCTGCATTATTAACTAAACAGGGCCAAGGGTGAGATGATGATAAATGCTGATCCTGAATGTAGAGACAGTACGAGTTGAGAAAATTGTAGAGTTTTTGAAAAGGCTTTAGTTAAGAAACCTGTACGTAACCTATAGTGTTCGGAAGTGAGCAAGAGCACAAGGCAAAGCGTTCATTACTTACAGTTTGGTTTACAATGTGTCTGATTTTAACCTTTACACCTTTGCTTTGAATGCATGATGTgtaatgttaaatatttcagcacATGGCTGCCACAGTTGGCTAATTCTGTATCTTGACATATTCAGTGCATGTCAATGTGTGCAGACGTtgtaaaaatgattttgttcataaaacaagaaaagtgaAGTTCCCATTTTAGGCATTTAACTAATGTGAATTCCACTCTATCtacaataaaaccataaaagaaGACAGATGAGCATGCTCGCGGTGGACACACTGTTTATTCAGCTAAGCACTAAATGTATAAACGGCCAGCGTGGCTAAATGCCTCTGACTAATCTAGTGATGATAATAAAGCTGCTTTTGGTTTCAGTATTGCTTTCTTTCAGAATTGTGGAAAAGCTATAGCGCTGGATGCGACCTCCTATACATACTTGCTTAAAGcatttagaaatttaaattttttcccACAATTTTCTACATCAGTCTTTGCTCTATAGagaaaccatgtttttttttttttttttttttctgtttgtttttttgtttgatcagTCATGCCTTTTACTAAAGAAATGCTTCTGTCTAACTGCTCCACCATGAAAGACTCACTGATTAAGTGTTGCTGAGATGTCCGGCCATGACCAGCTCTAGGGAGACTGCTGATACTTTCAGACTTGTTTTGTTAAACAATCACTAATACTACAGCTCAATACTTGATGCTTTcatttgatatatttaaaatgaaatcttcAGCACAAAATGTCGAGAAGTGAGTGAGTGGTATTTGTCCTTTGTGAAATCATTAATGGCATGTGGGCATGAGTTTTAACGTGAGCCTGGCAACTACTTGATAAGtaagagtgagtgtgtgtgttaggtgaATGTGTTTACGTCAGTAGGTGGTGGGTAATGTTTGCTTGTCTGTTTCTAACACTGTAATCTGTTTTGGGATGTGGGCCAAACTGGTTCAGAGCCACTTGCTTATCAGAGACGGAGACGTTAGGAGATGAACAAAGTGGCTTCACATCAAGCCAGAAAGAAGTAGTAAATAATGGAAAGGGTACAGAAGGAAggattttaattaaatctggGTCAACGGTTACCAGAACGCCGTCTCTAATCTTTGAACTTGTCTAATCTTCACGTTTCTGTCAGCGACTGATGCTTTGAACTCCTTCCAGAGCAAACACTGATAATGGAGCCTCTAACGCATGAAGTGCAGCACTCAAATGCACATGCCATCTCGGCCTTTATAGCTGACAAAACCGCAGACCCGCTCACTCACGCTGCActtttcatccattttcatcatcatctgtCAGTCACCtccttcattttatctttcGCACACAGACACTTGCTCACTGAAACAGCTGAAGTTAGGTTTGGCTTGGGTTCATCGCCGGCCTGCACGGGGTGTCCACATACGGACATGTCACATGACCGCTGGATGTTTTCTAACTTTGTCTCGTCCTATAATGTGATGTATGCGGggatgtgtgtgcgtatgcTCACACGGGGATACTTGTGACTTTCCTTCAGCCAAAAGTATTCCTCCCCTTTCCCATGTTGTCTTGCATGTGTTTGAAAGTGCAACCATATTCGTTTCCTGTTTATTCTTGcataaacatttgtgttttaataaaaaccaTATCAATATACAATCTTGACCACTCGCTGGATGTGCAGTAAGCGCAAGACTTGTTCCGTATAAGATGCAAATAGTTGTTGATGCTGTTGTATTTGATAGAATCAAAATCATTCACCTTTTGCTGTGAAGTATCTCCCTATAATATGAAGAAGGCAGGGTTAAAAAGAACAACATTGTCCCACTCTGTTACTCaacatctgttttctgtcactaACTTCTCATCTCTCACCCCTAATGAAAAGCAATAGTGAGTGTTCctgcatgtgtatatataaccacacactcatgcacatgCAGGTCTTCATGGACACACTAACAAAACCCAACATGTGTTTCCGTAATGGATTTTGAGGACTGTAATGGATTGTAATGACTGCTGAGTACTCTGTTTTCCACAGGATGTGAAGGCTGTGTAACGTTTAGAAGTTTTCTCCAGAAGAATGCTATTTTATGGCGACGCATGCTTACATGGGTTTTGTGGTTTTGGAGGCGACGGTGCTTGAGGGGGTTCATCCCAGGACTAGTTTATATCCATGTCTGTGAGTAGCTGAGATGACACCCCGCATTGAGATGAAACATTAAGTGATTTACTTTGAGGAGCTTCCTTTCCTTGTCGCCCGTCTTTGCACAAGCACAAGGAAGATGCAAATCAGCGGGGTAGGCTTCATCCTGTCTCATCTAGACCTTCCATTACTCACTAAGTGGTCTGGTGAAAAGAGCACAATTTGGGTATTAAGATGAAAGACGGGCAGAAAAGTAGTAGCTGGAACAGTGGCTCTTTACCAGACGTGGTCTGAGCTCGGAGATGAGTAATGAGGTTATTTACCTCTCAGCTGGGACTCGCTGCCTAAATTGTGAGATTCTCCAAATACCAAGTGCTCATCTTCtcacgtttttctttttaccaaaCAGATGTGAAATAAGCACACAAGCAATATCTGCTCATTTCATCCCAATACGTAATCAGAGTAATCATATCTATTGTCACAAATGCAAAGTAAAGTGTTGGCTTAAAGCTCAGAAATAGATTAATTCTACGGTAATTTCAACCCATTCTGAAGTGTCAGCAGGgtgtgaaattacattttttttttttttatgaggctGTTACCAGGAAATAACTCATTCATCAATTCACTTGTTCCATTTGTCTTGGAACGGATATGGCTATGCCCTGAGATGACTCCCTGAACCAACTTGgcttgtgtttgcagtgttgcTGATATGTGTCAGCAGTACCAAGGGAGATGCAGTTTTACAGTGACATCATGTTTTGATTGTGGTAGGACAGCACGTGACAAAATTAGACTATTACAGAAATGAAGCAGCTGATGTGATgggtatacaccaatcaggcgtaacattatgaccgtcttgtgcctcctaaacagttgtgactcatcagaggatgatcatggaccttctgagggtgtcctgtggtgtctggaaacaggatgttgttagcgggggcctttggatcctatgggtggaggggcggggcctctgtagatcatccaCAGATCCGGGATCAGTTtaggatgtagtgaatttggaggccaggtcaacaccttgtgctgtttttcatgtttttttgagttgctcctgaACCGTTTTTCTGCTGCCTTCAAGTACTGTCATTACTTTGGGGTGGGGGtagggggggtctggtctggtctggtctggtctggtctggtctaagtggatggtacatgtctaagtaacatccacataattGCCTGGTCCAAAGGTTTACCAGAACTTTGCACTGTcacaagtgtttttctttctcttgccattggttttaatgttgtggctgacaggTGGATCTGAACTTTTAGGCAAAACTGAAGATGTTTTTTGCCTCCAGATTTATTGCACATAAGATAAAATCAAGGACTTTAAACCGGgccaataaatgtttaatttgagcTGACTGTGATGCTTAAAAGGCCTAGAGATGCTCAAAGCAACTTTGGTCCCTGCATGCATTGTTCATCAGAGCAGCATAATGCAATCAGGCCTCTGAATATGTTTATCCTAATATAATTCGATTGAGCTCCAAATACGTGGCCCactcacttcctgtgtttttgcgTAAGTAATCTATAACTGTCTGCAATTTCGTGAATGTGCAGACGCCTTTTTGCTTGTGTGACTTGGGTGgggtctgtatgtgtgtatatgtgtgtgtgtgtgtgtttatgtgtgtatgtgtgtatgccgtttgcctttgtttttctccttgaaACAGAGACCCAGAGAGGGACTGGAGAGTGAGGAAGAGTTCTACGATGATGGGTTGCTTGGAAACAGTTGTATGTTCTGGCTATTGAGGGGAACCCTGTGCAATCGTGACGAAGggtgaaatgaaacacacactgtgtgacaGACACGACCACAGCCAGGCTAGGGAGAACAGACacataaaatatgcaaagacATTCACCACACGCTGCGTGTGTCTGTGACACGCACACATAAATAGACAACCATGCACAAACAAGTTGACATGTCAGATGTGGTTAATTGATTGCCCTCAGTGTGCTGGTCCCAACCTTACAGCACCTTGCTTAGACCAATGTTGCAGCAGATTGCTTCAACAGATTGAATGCTTGTGTAAGTGGACACTTCCAGAgagatttgcaaaaaaaaaatatgcacaaagcAACAGATTCCATGTTGTATCGCATTCTTGCGCTTTCCTGCAGCTATTTAGATGGGGAAGTTTGATCTTTAACTGCTTAGCTTCATGTACTGTTATCTGACATGACATCTGCTTTGTGTTCTTGTGGCTGTCGCCACCTGAATTTAACTcagcaaataggtacgagcctcctgtTGGATCATTACTGCGTGATTATCCTTCAGCTGGCAatcccaactgatgcaatgagtatcTTCTCATGTCCTAAATAAGCCACCAgctgggaggggagggagaaaagcGGTCGGAAAAGAATCCTGACTGATTGTGATCTCCGATCACTTTTGGACacaacatttggtgaaatcaaatcaaagataAACACTGGTAGaactcagtgttgtgtttaatagtgaaagtaagacaCACATGcgatgtgaagggaactcaagggattgggactgaacagctgtgtaatCTCttatcagtgaggctaaccacggaaaaaaggcttcagtttgctggGGAGCATAAAGTTGgcctctggagcaatggaaaaAAGCCATGTGGTCTGATgggtccagatttaccctgttccagagtgacggggcatcagggtaagaattAGGTCAggtgactacctgaatatactaaATGACCAGATTATTCCTCAATGGATTTTTCCTTCCCTGATGGCACGGGCATATTCCAAAaaatgacaatgccaggattcattgGTCTCAGATTGTGAAAGAGCAGTTCAAGGCGCACGAGACATCATTTttacacatggattggccaccacagagtccgacctgaaccccattgagaatctttgggatgtgctggggCTTTGTgtagtggtcagactctcccatcatcaatacaagatcttggtgaaaaatgaatcgATGGAAATggatcttgtgacattgcaggaGCTTATCGAAAGCACACAGGACAGTTTAGCTGAAACTTTTCCATAACCGTTACAACGCCTCTGTTTAATGCTCAATGGAGACGACGTGATTTTACCCAGACTTTTTACCTTCATTCAATGAAAACCTGCTCAAACGGGATTGAACACTGTTTCTTTGACTTTACAAACACAAACTAGAAAGCCTGTGATACAGAAATACTGTAGCCACTGTCATAACTTAATGGTGATTTAGCTCATTA
Protein-coding regions in this window:
- the hrh2a gene encoding histamine receptor H2a codes for the protein MSKLLLGIILSLLILLTVGGNVLVCLAVCASRRLRCLTNCFIVSLAVTDLLLGLLVLPFSALAQLNDEWPLGPVFCNFYISMDVMLCTASILTLLAISVDRYLAVTMPLRYTSIVLPWRVAVAMASVWTVSVAVSFLPIQMGWNTVNGTVQNQGPWASERKCRFELNGPYVLTDSLLTFYLPLVAMCWTYLQILRIARAQAKRIVSARPTCTTTYNCRNNPPTTTTVVSSVTVVALREHKATVTLAAVIGAFVVCWLPYFILFTVLGLQEHPDPSIVPQYPIVLWLGYANSALNPILYGALNRDFREAYTHLLRCRCPLNSGWRSRQPSPSVTAARDQLTEVTLLCGHTPVTCGEGLTEQNVMLQEMNSRAATAAIQFANGNATTDVNGNERSS